AAAGCAGTGTGTAAGCCCTGAGACAATTCTAAAGTTTTGGTCCCGCCTGATTCGAGTGGAAGAAGTGAAATATGAGAATCAAAAAGAGTATCCCAAATACAAAAAGAAAGAAGCGAATTTTACGAAGCCAAAAAAGACAAACGAGTTCCACACAAATAAAAACAAAGAAGCAAAAATTCAGGTAGTTGCAAAGTCGGCACACGAATCATTTCTTTTGTGGGCAAAAGATTTACTGCCACCTGCGTCCTTTGCTTTTTACGAAAACAATAGAGATCCTTCCTCCTACGAAAATTCAAAACGAATGGTTTATAATAAGTATTTTGCAGAGGTAGCTCCGATAGAGTATAGAACCGCGCCTGGAGTCAATGCTTGCGACTTAAAAGTAAACTCGTTTCAACCAGAGGTTAAAACAGCATGAAAGAGATGATTTCAAAAGAAGAGATCGAAGATTTAAGAAATAGAGTAGGGGAGCTACGAAAGTCGCTTACTCGATCTGTTCATGAAAAGTGTTATTCAAAAAGTCCGAAACCATTGGAGGGAAACTTCTTTATCCAAGATAGAGACGGGACTCTCTTAGAGATAAGTCACAGAGACGCTTTGAAGATCATGGACGAACGTCGAAGAAGAAAAGTTCACTACGGCGACGCGGCTTAATTCAATTTGAAGGAATTTGTATGTTGGAAACAGATAGAGTTGAATTTCATATCTATAAACATTTAAAGCCAGCACAAGGCCAAAAGAGTCTTTGGGGTGCGACCGGACAGTGTTTTAATGGAAAAGACGGTGATAAGGTTGCGATAAGCGAAGCCGAAAAGCTACAAGCGTTTGCACCGGAAGGAGTGGAATATTCTGTGCAAAAATATGTGTATAGTAATTCGAGAAAAAACAGACCTTCCAAAACAAAAATTTGGAGGAACGGGGTTTTACTCGCGGCCGCTTAGTTGATCTTACCTGGATGAACATCGGGCACGGTATTCATCCAGCATTTTCCCAAAAACCGATTTCTATAATTGCGAAGTATCTTCGTATTCGTGAATCAAATTCTAATCGGTTGCGCTTTCGAAAAACTTCAGGAACTTCCAGATAAACATTTTCATACGGTTGTTTGCTCGCCTCCTTATTTTAATCTACGCGATTATTCGAACGTAAAACAGATCGGACACGAGAAGACGTATCAGGAATACATAAGAAAGTTAGTTCTCACTTTTAAAGAAGTCCACAGGGTTCTAAGAGACGACGGAACGCTCTGGATCGTAATAGGCGACACATACAATAACCAATCCAAAAAAGACAAACTAACAGGAGAGCTAAAACGTAAAGACCTTATAGGAATTCCTTGGAGGCTTGCATTTGCTTTGCAAGAAGACGGATGGTATCTCAGGCAAGACATTATCTGGAATAAGCCGAATCCAACACCTCAATCCGTAAGAGACCGCTGCACAACTTCTCACGAATACATTTTTCTTCTTTCAAAGAATCCCATTTACTACTTTGACGCGGAAGCGATTTCAGAGCCGACCCTTTCTCTTATCCCCGGACACAAGAGTTTCCGGCCTCGCGCGGTAGAGATTTTTAATAACGGTCGAACTGAATTTTATGGAAAGAGGGGGAAGACCGCTCGGACAATAAAAGAAAGAAAAAACAAACGGTCGGTTTGGACAGTAACGACAAAACCCTCGAAAACTTCTCATACCGCGACATTTCCGAAGGATCTTATTGAGGACTGTATCAAAGCAGGAACGAGTAAATATGGGGTTTGTTCTGAGTGCGGGAGCTCTTTTTTATCGAAAGACCAAAGTTCTTGTGAACATAAGAAAGGTCCAGTTCCAGCAAGAGTCCTTGATCCGTTTTTTGGATCCGGGACTACCGGAGAAGTGGCTTTAAAATTAGGACGCGAATACACAGGGATAGAGCTAAACGAAACATACGCAAAAGAAGCGACCGAGAGGCTTAGCGAGAAGCTTTTCTATTAGAAATTTGTCAAATGCCGCAT
This DNA window, taken from Leptospira sanjuanensis, encodes the following:
- a CDS encoding DNA-methyltransferase; this translates as MNQILIGCAFEKLQELPDKHFHTVVCSPPYFNLRDYSNVKQIGHEKTYQEYIRKLVLTFKEVHRVLRDDGTLWIVIGDTYNNQSKKDKLTGELKRKDLIGIPWRLAFALQEDGWYLRQDIIWNKPNPTPQSVRDRCTTSHEYIFLLSKNPIYYFDAEAISEPTLSLIPGHKSFRPRAVEIFNNGRTEFYGKRGKTARTIKERKNKRSVWTVTTKPSKTSHTATFPKDLIEDCIKAGTSKYGVCSECGSSFLSKDQSSCEHKKGPVPARVLDPFFGSGTTGEVALKLGREYTGIELNETYAKEATERLSEKLFY